In the Carettochelys insculpta isolate YL-2023 chromosome 6, ASM3395843v1, whole genome shotgun sequence genome, ATTTAGAGACtcgttaattttttggcatttggtaAGTTTCACAgcttgtttttatgcacatccctCAATAATAACTAGGGCATTTACACAGCAAAAGCCTAGGAAAGCCCttgtaaaataaaacaatattcaaattatgtctcactcttattttggtgccttattttgttttcatagacccatagggatggaagagacctcagaaagtcattaagtccaatcccctgctcaaagcgggaccaatcccagctaaatcatccagtcagggctttgtcaagcttggacttaaaaacctctcccGATGGAGACTCCGCCTGGTCTCTAGGAAACGTattccagtgcgtcaccaccctcctactgaaaaaggttttcctactatccaacctagacctcccccactgcaattgGAGACCTTTgcaccttgttctgtcatctatcaccagtgaaaacagcctctctccatcctttttgtaatcccccttaaggtagttgaaggctgctatcaaatccatcCCCCCTTCtccactcacacacatacacttctCCTTCATAGACTAAATAAGTGCCagtccctcagccgctcctcagaagtcacatgctccagccccctcatcatttttccCCCTCTACAGGactttctccaatgcatccacatcctttttgtcaagaggagaagagggaaagaactggacacaatattctaggcgtggcctcaccagtgtcgaataaaggggaataatcacttccctagatccgCTGGCAGTACTCATACTAATGCAGcttaatatgccattggccttcttggatacaagggcatattgttgactcacatccagcttctcttccactgtaatgaccgggtccttttctgcagaactgctgcttagccagttggtccccagtttgttgcagtgtttgggattctgatgtcctaagtgcaggactctgtagtTGTCCTTTTTTaacctcttcagatttcttttggcccaatattCTAATgtgtctaggtcactttggaccttATTCCTATCCTCCTGCATATCTACCTTGCCCCCGCCTTAGTATCATCTGTGAACTTGttgagggtgtaatccatccctTTGtccagattactaatgaagatgttgaacaaaactggtgtCAGCATTGACCCTTAGGGGACTCTGCTTGACACAGATCACCAACCATACATAGAGTCATTGATCACTATCCGATGGGCTCCAacatctagtcagctttctattcaccttgcaatctatttatccaatccatacttctttaacatGCTGGCTAGAGTACTGGGAGAGACTGTAAcataaagctttgctaaagtccaggtatttCGCAACCACTGCCTTCCTCATACCCACAGAGCCAATTACTTCATCATAGAATGTAACCATGTTGATCAGGAATGATTTGCCTTTGGTCAAtctatgttgactattcctgatcattttcctctcttccaagtgcttcaaaatggattcctttaaGATCCCCTCCTCGATTTTTCCAGGGGCTGATGCAAGGCTGGcaggtctgtagttccccagagtcatcttcccttttttaaagatgggcactacatttgcctttttccaaccgTCCAGGACCTCCCCTGATTGCCAGGAGTTTTCAAGGATAACAtgtcatcattttttatttttattatgatgaGGGGCCTCAAAACCTGGATgtggcctgggcctctctggaAGGCCTGATGGTCTGTTGGGAACTGGAATATTATTCTTGACCAATAGAGCACCTGCTGAAGTTCAAGAGGCCTGTGAAAGGAAATTAACTTCCTCTAATGTCCTTAAGCatatgggcgggggagggggcgggggcaaaAAAGTTTTTTGCAGCATTGAAAAAATGAACCTATTCCACTGGGTTTACTGATTCCCGGGGGGATGGACATTGGTTCACACTCTTCTTTCTGGAATAGGTTTCCATGGAGGTAACACACTGTTGCACAGAGTGTAGTTTTTGGAAATGCATTATCCTGTAAGCCTAACAATAATTAGAGTATTTAAAGGCAAGCATAGAGCATGAAGGAGTTAGTTTGGAGGCCATAAGAACCAGTCCAGACATGTCCCCTCAACTTGTATTCAGCTTTGAATAGTGATTCTTACCTGCCCAGTTCTTCCCCTTTTCCTGACTCACAAGATGTCTGGATATCCTAACCCAGTGGCCCTCTTGTTGTGAAaaatcttaggctacatctacactataagcatctgtctacagcaatcactgtcagaagagatgttcccacaaaatttctgtcaacaggtccTGTCTACTATAAAAGTGGATCGATTTTTGaaccattctgtcaacaaaagggctccccagcgtgtctacacagcttttttgtccacagtttctgaCAACAAAACACACTATGTGTACATGttccacgagttttgtctacaaaactctctatcATAGACATAATTTTAGAGTCTTAGTATCAAAAACAATCTCCAGAAGTATAGTATTTTAGCTCAAAAGTGAGGCCATACTTTAGACAGGCACATGTGTCTATATGAATAAAGTTGCATCCACTGCATAGTCTCACCCTGTGTCCTTTGGGTTAAATCAAATACACAACACCTTCAGTGACCTACCCTTACTTTTTTCAGCAGTAACTCTGGATGgtcatggggatgagggaacatGAAGGAGAACTGCAGGGCAGCTAAAAATATCATTCAGAGCAGAACTGAGCCAGATGAACACTTAAAATTACTAATGAGAGAATCATAATATTATATGGGGACGGGAGTAATTTTCACTATTAGGTTTATTTATTTGCACTTACTAGCTCATTTGTTTTTTCCACAGACAGTAGTTCCACTGGAAGATTATGCCCACCCTCTATCTGTGTTTGTTACTTGCCGGGCTTCATACTGCTGCCCATTGTGACCACCTGCCTGACCACCACAATGAACACAAAGACCATGAAGCTACAGCTCCTGAGGAACATCGTGAGAAGCACATAAGTGAAACCATGGACTACCTCAAACTAGTTCCCAGCAATGATGATTTTGCATTTAGACTCTACAATCAGATTACCAAAGCTGCACCAaagaagaacatttttttctctcctgtctGTATCTCCACTGCCTTTGCAATGTTGGCCCATGGTGCTAAATCAGCCACCTTGACTCAGATTCTGGAAGGACTTTCCTTTAATCTGACAGAGCTTCAGGAGAAGGAGATACATGATGGTTTCCATAGCCTCATCCACATGCTAAACCAGCCTGGCAGGGAACTTCAACTTGACCTAGGAAATGCCTTATTTCtaaaagaaaaattgaaaataCTAGAGAAGTTCTTAGCTGACATCAAAACCCTGTATGAAGCAGAAGCTTTTACTGTCAACTTCAAGAATACTGCAGAAGCTCAGAAGCAGATCAATGATTATGTAGAGAAGAAAACACATGGGAAAATTGTTGAATTAGTCAAGAATCTTGATCCAGAGACTGCAATGATTTTGGTTAGCTATATCTTCTTTAAAGGTAAGCAGACATATACAGTCAAAGGTCTATTTAATATGGGAGCTTTAGGTAGCTGAGTATGGTTGgtattagagagggtccagaaaagagcaacaaatcctctagattaaaggtctagagaatgtgacctatgaagaaaggctgaaagaattgggcttgtttagtttggaaaagagaagattgaggggtgacatgatagcggttttcaggtatctaatagggtgtcataaggaggagggagaaaacttgttctttttggcctctgaggatagaacaagaagcaatggacttaaactggcacaagggaggtttaggttggacattaggaaaaagttcctaactgtcagggtggtcaaacagtggaataaattgccaagggaggttgtagaatctccatcgctggagatatttaagaacaggttggatggatgtctaccagggatggtttagacagtacttggtcctgccattggggcaggaggctggactcgatggcctctcgaggtcccttccagtcctcaaATTCTAGGATTAGAACCTAAAACAAGAAaactacaggttttttttttttgttttttttttttttaacttatggGAAATTGTCCAGATTGTTAATCACATAAACTGACCTAGTTTAACAAATATCAAATCATTCCATTATGATTTGAAACAAGTGTTGTTGATATAGAAAGAAATATGTGGAAAACCAAACACCCACCTTGGACTGTATGTGTAATTCCTCTTTCCTGGAATATTCAACTGAATTCTTTCTGTTAGGCAAGTGGGAAAAACCTTTCAATCCAGAATTCACTACAGAACGAGACTTCTTCGTGGATGAGGACACAACCATTAAAGTTCCCATGATGCACAGAATGGGCATGTTTTACCTCCATTTTGATGAGGAGCTGTCTTGCACAGTGGTCCAACTTCATTACAATGGAAGTGCTATGGCATACTTTATTTTgcctgaaaaaggaaaaatgaagcaGGTGGAAGATGCCTTATGGAAAGAAACTGTGACCAGATGGTCAAACTCACTCCGGCGAAGGTAATCATTTGGCAGTCGGGTACCACTTCAAAGTATTATGGAGTCACCCATTCAAACATATGGGCATAGTGCATCTGAAGTGCTGGTCTACTTTGAAAAGTGAATCAGGGACAATGGCACCCGGGGATTCTATGTTTACCGTCCCTTGGTTACTCCAAATCAGACCTgctcagtttaatttttttttcctcctcactgcCAACACTGAGCTTTCAGAGTTAAGCTGGGTTCTTTTTTGGACCAGGCATCCAGATCAATAAAGATCCTGCAGCTGAACTATATTTAATCATTCTTCCAGTGATGCATGGGTTGGACTAGAATCCAGCTCTCTTTCCCAGAGCTGCATCAgttctgcagggcagccaggaatgAAAAGTAGCAAAGGTGTGTTTGAATCACTAATGTAATCAGTTTGGTTAAGCAAGAAAAGGCAACTtcttcagtcacttgtcaggatAGAAGTGCATGTTAAAATAGATTCACAAATTGCCAGTGGAAGTAACATCTTTCATACGCCAGAATCATGACAAACACACTAAGCTGAAGAACCCAAGAATCTCATTGTGTGAAAGTTAAGAAAATTATGACAAACTTTCACCTAGGAGACACGGGGAGATGGTGTGCATAAAATGGACTACTCACTCATTTTTAGATCTGAAGAATACTAGAAGTACTTGTTAAAGACATTTACAAGGCCCACTGAATTTCATAATCCACCCAGTTTTGTTTATTTGCAGATTTCCTGATTTTTCtagggttttatttttcaaaccagAACATTCTGATGAAGTTCTGCTATCTCCCACCACTGGAACACCAGCTGCAACTTTTCATTGCAGCAGCTTGTTAGTAAGAGAAGACATACCAGCACCATTAGAGAAGCTTCATAAATCAAATCTGGCCAACCTCACGGAGTTCCTTGTGAAGTCACTGTTTATAATCAGGATCAGCCAATTTGCACCCATGGCTGTCTCCACAGCAGCCTTAGCTCTTGTTTAACATAGTGCTGTGTTTGCTAAAATAGCTGTAGCTTTGTAAAGCATTTGGTGCAACATCAAATAGACTCTTACTAGATAAATTAGCACACATTGATTTGATATGGGCATGGAGTAAAGGGGTGTAATCAATATGTGCTGATAAAGATAATTGGAATTTTTCAATATGCgtcagtggcctttggatcaagtCCAAAGTTAAATTGGGCAAGGGATCCACTGAGACAGAGATCAGTGTTAGTCCTGTCATATTTAACAAGCAGGTTTACAATTTGGTTTGCTGGCGCTAATTAGCTAGATGATACTAAATggggatgtgctgcagcagtcactgAGGACACAAATATAAAGCATCACAGAGTATTTGGAGATATCAGGCAGTGAATTGGATAGCAGCTGGCAATgtaatgctgaaaaaaaaaagttaatgcaATTCTCAGCTGCTTACTCTGGAACAGCTTGTGTTACATCTTGTGTTAAATTAATCATGGGTGTAAGTCCAAAACATGTAAAAAACCACATGAACTAAATGGCTAATATTATGCTTGGTGTAATGTCACCCAAGCCAGAGTCATTACACTAGAGATGAGTTAGGCCCATTATCTGCATCACCATCTGAAAGCACTGCAAATCAGAGGGACAGATAGTACCCACACAAAGGAGCACGTTTACTCCCTGAGATTTTCTAGTAACAGCGTGTACACTGTACTCTGACCAAAGTGCAATATTTTAACTTCTTGTATTTTTTCTAACAGCTCAGTAAACTTGTATATTCCAAAATTTTCCGTTGCTGGTACCTATGATTTAAAGAGCCATCTCATCAACATGGGCGTTATTGATGTGTTCTCCGACAAAGCTGATCTCTCTGGCATCACTGGGAAACAGGAGCTGAAGGTTTCAAGAGTAAGTTTTGCAAACAGAGGGGTTCTTCTTCCCTTTTCAAAATGCCGTGGTAAAATGTAGCTTGTTTAGCACAGTGCCACCATGTCTGATGGTCAGTCACTATGGATCCATCCCCGGCTTTACTCCACTTAGGCTGAGGCGTTTTACACCAAAGGCCAGCCTGGATTTCAGATTAGCTCCATCGATACTAAAGAAATGATTGATTCTCTGAGATCGATCCACCAGTGTTAGATTCCATGGGTCTCGTGAAAACCTGCCAAATCAATGGCAGATCACTCTCCAGATCACCCTGTTAGTCTACCCTCAACAAGAAGAGTAAAGGGAGGTGATGGGAGAGACTCTCCCATCACATCCCCCACCCTGCTGTAACTCAATGtaaccctccaccctgctgtaACTCAACCCTTTATTaatatagctggagttgtgtacctaAGGTTGATTCTTCTGTGACACTGTAGACACAGGATAAGGTGTCTCTTCAGCAACAGTCTTTTACGCATTTTAAGGCTGTGGATTCTCCAGAGCATATCTTGAGTTCCCCTCCAGAAGTCTGAGAGGGTGAACAGGAAGCTTGATTCACAACAGATGCTGCCAAAAGTACATGGAAGATGCTGCTAAACCTACTGTTCTATGAAAACAGGAGCAGAGTGCAGGCTGGCCACCCCAATGGATCTTCAAGAAGTACAGGCAGGAGCTAGGTTAAATAAGGGTATCCCATTCCCCACAAGAAGGCAACTCAAGGTGAGGTATCATGAGGGGGTGAGgcacagaggaggaagaaaagagctGAGAGATGTTTCAGATAAGCATCTATGTTTCTGGACTGATTTCTGGAGTTTAACTGGATGTCATTAATAGTGTCTGTTTACATGTGTTTGCCCAAAGGCCTTCAGTTGCTTCCTTTCTCCTAGGCATAAACAGATTAATAAAAGCAAGTTACATGCTTCTCTCATACGTATGAGTCTCAGAGGGCCTAAGAGGTACTGGAGCCTTGCAAGAGCTTTGTTCTGTTCCTCTGCACGCAGGTGAATTTCAGCCAAAATCCCTTACAAGCCAGTTTTCTGCCCCTTCCAGAGAGCTTCAAGATCTgggagtgaatttttttttttgtagattgAAACAAAAATCTCCTTCATAGAGGGATGGCTCCTACACATCCTTCATGGCCAGTTTGGTCcaccacactttaagaaagatgcAAACGAATGGGCGTCCTGAGAATGACAATGAAAAGAAGTacagaaaacctgacctgtgaggaaaggttgaAAGACTTGTGAGTGTTTAGTCCAGAGAAGATAGAAGGTGAAACATGatgacagtcttcaaatatgtaaaagaACGTTATAAGGAGAGAGAGACCTATAGCTACAATTTTTTCCTTGATCAGTTGGTCTTCATATGTACTGAGGGTAAGACATAACTGGTgcaatttgcagcaagggaggcttaggtaaCTTTCTGACTATAATGGCAGTTAATCACTGGACCAGGTTacctaggaaggctgtggaatatccatcactgATGGTTTATGAGAACAGGTTGATGAACGTATGTCAGACACAGACGTGGTATACTTGACCTGGCCACAGTGCGGGATGATGGACTATAcaacttcttgaggttcctttcagctctgcatttctatgattccatgcTCTTCTTTCTCAGAGAGGTGGCAGTTGCTAGAATTAGAGAACTTCCTCTCTTTCTGCAGTGTCCATTTAGTCCTGCCCTTCTGCCCACTCCACCCCAGTAGACTTTCTAGGAAGCTCTAGTAGTGACCAGATTCATGTTTACTTACAACTAACTGTTCTCTGCCCAGAACTGCAGCGTGTGTTTTGTCTCCCACAGGTTGTCCATAAGGCCGTGCTCAACGTGGATGAGAGAGGCACAGAGGCGGCAGCAGCCACTGCAATTGAAATAATGCCCATGTCTCTGCCTCAAGTCACTGAATTCAATTCCCCCTTCCTGTTGCTTATTTTTGATGGAGTTACCAAGAGTACACTTTTTGTTGGGAAAATATATAACCCCACCGAGCATTAAGTGCTATCAGTTGAGGAGGCAATTATTAAATAAAGAAGGTTTGCAACCTGAATTGACTGATTAGAACTATCCCTTGCTTTCTTAGCGAATACTTCCAATCAACATCCAAATAAAACTGGTGCTGAAAAAGATGAACTGGGTGTAAGCAGCATGGTTGTCTAAGGTGggctggcaattttttttttaaatagggcagtaaagaaaaaaattctgacaGATGAGATTTAAGAGAGTTTTGTACAACTTCCTGCACACAACCAGAGTGATTTGCATCACAATAGAAgccttttgtttaatttttggcTGTCAGCTAATGTGCTTTGGAGGAAATGTTGAAGAATTTTGCTAGCAGAGCAGAAATGGTGTTGTTCTATCATAGCTGGACAAGTGGCACTGTGCTGGGAAGTGAAGggagctggaggttggggtgggaaggagaggagaTAAGGTGAAATAAAGGCTCACCTTTTACGAGGTCACCATTGGGAATGGACAAACCTATTTTAAAAGTACTTAACTTTTCTCACTCACCTCAAGTACGTGTCCATGAATAGAATTGTGCAGGCAGCAGATTATCCTTTAGGGTCTGAAATGTTCAGTTTCCAGGGGAACTTGCAGTGCTAATCATACACCACAGAAAAGCTTGCTCCCACAAGATATCCAGCCAAGTGATGTAAAATTCACCAAGCCTGGATAGTCTGGGTGTGTATTTGAACTTCAACTCTGTTAAAGATGCACCCACCTCATGAGTCCATGTGGGCTAGAGCAGGTTGAGCATGGAGTGCGTTTTGGCTTGTAAGTATGTCGGCACTGGGGAGTCCTTGTCCCCCATTGGAAGAAATGTAGAAAAGACCTTTGGTGACACAGTACAATGCTGCTATTTCACTCACCCCTGTCAAAGGAGTTGAAGAATGAATATGTGCAATGGTTGAGATCCCTATAACCACCTATGCTGTGCCAGATTCCACCCTAGTTCCAGGGCACAACTTAATGCAGATTTAGGGCTGGTCTAAGTTTCAGTGGCTATTAATAACTTCCAAAGAATTGCTGTGGGAAGCAAATATCAGGCAGGTG is a window encoding:
- the LOC142015292 gene encoding alpha-1-antitrypsin-like, whose translation is MPTLYLCLLLAGLHTAAHCDHLPDHHNEHKDHEATAPEEHREKHISETMDYLKLVPSNDDFAFRLYNQITKAAPKKNIFFSPVCISTAFAMLAHGAKSATLTQILEGLSFNLTELQEKEIHDGFHSLIHMLNQPGRELQLDLGNALFLKEKLKILEKFLADIKTLYEAEAFTVNFKNTAEAQKQINDYVEKKTHGKIVELVKNLDPETAMILVSYIFFKGKWEKPFNPEFTTERDFFVDEDTTIKVPMMHRMGMFYLHFDEELSCTVVQLHYNGSAMAYFILPEKGKMKQVEDALWKETVTRWSNSLRRSSVNLYIPKFSVAGTYDLKSHLINMGVIDVFSDKADLSGITGKQELKVSRVVHKAVLNVDERGTEAAAATAIEIMPMSLPQVTEFNSPFLLLIFDGVTKSTLFVGKIYNPTEH